From Pan paniscus chromosome 9, NHGRI_mPanPan1-v2.0_pri, whole genome shotgun sequence, the proteins below share one genomic window:
- the LOC129393312 gene encoding RNA polymerase II subunit A C-terminal domain phosphatase SSU72 like protein 2-like — MLSSTLMVAVVCVSNVNRSMEAHSILRRKGLSVRSFGTESHVRLPGPRPHRPVVYDFATTYKEMYNDLLRKDRECYTRNGILHILGRNERIKPGPERFQDCTDFFDVIFTCEERVYDTVVEDLCSREQQTFQPVHVINMDIQDTLEDATLGAFLICEICQCLQQSDDMEDNLEELLLQMEEKAGKSFLHTVCFY, encoded by the coding sequence ATGCTTTCCTCCACACTCATGGTGGCTGTGGTGTGCGTGAGCAATGTCAACAGGAGCATGGAGGCCCACAGCATCCTCAGGAGAAAAGGGCTAAGTGTCCGGTCTTTTGGAACTGAATCTCATGTGAGGCTACCAGGACCAAGACCCCATCGTCCTGTAGTTTATGATTTTGCAACAACATATAAGGAGATGTACAATGACCTCCTCAGGAAAGATAGAGAATGCTACACCCGCAACGGAATCTTACACATCTtgggaagaaatgagagaatcaAGCCCGGTCCAGAAAGATTTCAGGACTGCACTGATTTCTTTGATGTCATCTTCACCTGTGAGGAGAGGGTCTATGACACAGTGGTGGAAGATCTGTGTTCCAGAGAGCAGCAGACCTTTCAGCCTGTGCACGTGATCAACATGGACATCCAAGATACCCTGGAAGATGCCACGCTGGgagctttcctcatctgtgagattTGCCAGTGCCTGCAGCAGTCAGACGACATGGAAGACAATCTGGAGGAGCTGCTGCTGCAAAtggaggagaaggcaggaaaaagcTTTCTTCACACCGTCTGCTTCTACTGA
- the LOC129393325 gene encoding RNA polymerase II subunit A C-terminal domain phosphatase SSU72 like protein 2-like → MLSSTLRVAVVCLSNVNRSMEAHSILRRKGLSVRSFGTESHVRLPGPRPHRPVVYDFATTYKEMYNDLLRKDRECYTRNGILHILGRNERIKPGPERFQECTDFFDVIFTCEESVYDTVVEDLCSREQQTFQPVHVINMDIQDTLEDATLGAFLISEICQCLQQSDDMEDNLAELLLQMEEKAGKSFLHTVCFY, encoded by the coding sequence ATGCTCTCCTCCACACTCAGGGTGGCTGTGGTGTGCCTGAGCAATGTCAACAGGAGCATGGAGGCCCACAGCATCCTCAGGAGAAAAGGGCTAAGTGTCCGGTCTTTTGGAACTGAATCTCATGTGAGGCTACCAGGACCAAGACCCCATCGTCCTGTAGTTTATGATTTTGCAACAACATATAAGGAGATGTACAATGACCTCCTCAGGAAAGATAGAGAATGCTACACCCGCAACGGAATCTTACACATTTtgggaagaaatgagagaatcaAGCCCGGTCCAGAAAGATTTCAGGAGTGTACTGATTTCTTTGATGTCATCTTCACCTGTGAGGAGAGTGTCTATGACACAGTGGTGGAAGATCTGTGTTCCAGAgaacagcagacctttcagccTGTGCACGTGATCAACATGGACATCCAAGATACCCTGGAAGATGCCACCCTGGGAGCTTTCCTCATCTCTGAGATTTGCCAGTGCCTGCAGCAGTCAGACGACATGGAAGACAATCTGGCGGAGCTGCTGTTGCAAAtggaggagaaggcaggaaaaagcTTTCTTCACACCGTCTGCTTCTACTGA